One genomic segment of Arachis duranensis cultivar V14167 chromosome 4, aradu.V14167.gnm2.J7QH, whole genome shotgun sequence includes these proteins:
- the LOC107484776 gene encoding laccase-2, whose protein sequence is MDFLHLPSFASRRVLVFGFWVVTLFSEFAVGITRHYTFNIEYLNVTRLCHTRPILSVNGKFPGPPLVAREGDRVLVKVVNHVSNNVTIHWHGIRQITSGWADGPAYVTQCPIQSNQSYTYNFTITGQRGTLLWHAHISWLRATIYGPIIILPKHKVPYPFEKPHKEIPIIFGEWFNVDPEAVISQALQTGGGPNVSDAYTINGLPGPFYNCSSNKDTLKLKVKAGKTYLLRIINAALNEELFFSIANHTLVVVEADASYTKPFETHTILIAPGQTTNVLLKTKPKSPNATFLMAVRPYFTGSGTFDNSTAGAILQYTHPSHKPTPQNLPLLQPTLPPINATDFVTKFTAKFKSLGNDKFPSKVPKMVDKKFFFTVGLGTSPCPKNTTCQGPTNNTKFAASVNNISFALPHSLSLIQAYYSKRSNGVFKTDFPSVPINPFNYTGTPPNNTLVTNDTKLVVLNFNTSVQVVLQGTSILGAESHPLHLHGYDFFVVGQGFGNYDENKDPEKFNLVDPVQRNTAGVPAAGWIAIRFQADNPGVWFMHCHLDIHTSWGLIMAWLVLDGPEPNQKLQPPPSDLPKC, encoded by the exons ATGGACTTTCTCCACCTCCCATCATTTGCATCTAGGAGAGTTCTTGTCTTTGGTTTTTGGGTTGTAACTTTATTTTCTGAGTTTGCAGTTGGCATAACAAGGCACTATACATTCAAT ATTGAGTATTTGAACGTCACAAGATTGTGCCACACAAGGCCTATTCTGAGTGTGAATGGCAAATTCCCAGGACCACCATTAGTGGCAAGGGAAGGTGATAGGGTGTTGGTTAAGGTGGTTAACCATGTCTCCAACAATGTAACCATTCATTG GCATGGGATTCGGCAGATAACAAGTGGTTGGGCAGATGGACCAGCATATGTGACACAGTGTCCCATACAAAGCAATCAGTCCTACACATACAATTTTACCATTACTGGCCAAAGGGGAACCCTTCTTTGGCATGCTCACATTTCATGGCTTAGAGCCACCATTTATGGACCCATCATAATCCTCCCTAAGCATAAAGTCCCTTATCCGTTTGAGAAACCACATAAAGAAATCCCTATCATTTTCG GGGAATGGTTCAACGTTGACCCAGAAGCAGTTATAAGTCAGGCCCTTCAAACAGGAGGGGGACCCAATGTTTCAGATGCTTACACCATCAATGGTCTTCCGGGGCCTTTCTATAATTGTTCCTCTAATAAAG ATACATTAAAGCTAAAGGTGAAGGCCGGAAAAACATATCTTCTAAGGATAATCAACGCTGCACTCAACGAAGAACTCTTCTTCAGCATAGCAAATCACACACTCGTAGTTGTTGAAGCAGATGCTTCATACACAAAACCATTTGAAACACACACAATCCTAATAGCCCCAGGCCAAACCACAAACGTTCTCCTAAAGACCAAACCCAAATCCCCCAACGCCACTTTCCTCATGGCTGTTAGGCCCTATTTCACCGGCAGCGGCACCTTCGACAACTCCACTGCCGGCGCCATCCTCCAATACACCCACCCTTCTCACAAACCCACTCCTCAAAACCTCCCCCTTCTTCAACCAACACTTCCGCCAATAAACGCAACAGATTTCGTTACAAAATTCACCGCGAAGTTTAAAAGCTTAGGGAATGATAAGTTCCCTTCAAAGGTACCTAAAATGGTGGACAAGAAATTCTTCTTCACTGTAGGATTAGGGACTAGTCCTTGCCCTAAGAACACAACATGCCAAGGACCAACCAACAACACGAAATTCGCAGCTTCCGTAAACAACATCTCTTTCGCGCTTCCGCATTCGTTGTCTTTAATCCAAGCCTACTATTCAAAACGATCAAACGGTGTTTTCAAGACAGATTTTCCTTCCGTTCCAATCAACCCTTTCAATTACACAGGAACTCCACCGAATAACACATTGGTTACAAATGATACGAAGTTGGTGGTTCTGAATTTCAACACTAGTGTACAGGTGGTGTTGCAGGGTACTAGTATTCTTGGTGCTGAGAGCCACCCTCTTCATCTTCATGGCTATGATTTCTTTGTTGTTGGGCAAGGTTTCGGGAACTATGATGAAAACAAAGACCCTGAGAAGTTTAATCTTGTGGATCCTGTTCAGAGGAACACTGCTGGAGTTCCAGCAGCCGGATGGATTGCAATTCGATTTCAAGCAGATAACCCCG